Proteins from a single region of Terriglobales bacterium:
- a CDS encoding amino acid racemase — protein MAQHIGIVACSAEGAALCYRTVCSEGAELMGRHAHPEVSMHTHPLADYMRHIYRDDWTGVGDLMLSSSEKLATIGAEFLICPDNTIHRSFEYVVQRSPLPWLHIVEEVAHEASRHGYKRLAVLGTRYTMEGPVYPAKLSSAGIEYRVPDAKQRERIDQIIMDELVNGRFTAESLDYFVSVISTLKDQGCDAVVLGCTEIPLLVTPEASPLPTLDSTRILARAAIRKAVSSDSSKAAPGHERSTVSR, from the coding sequence ATGGCCCAACATATTGGCATCGTGGCTTGCAGCGCGGAAGGGGCGGCGCTTTGCTATCGCACCGTCTGCTCGGAAGGCGCTGAATTGATGGGTCGGCACGCGCATCCGGAAGTTTCCATGCACACCCATCCGCTCGCGGATTACATGCGTCACATCTATCGCGACGATTGGACCGGCGTTGGCGACCTGATGCTCTCCTCGTCAGAGAAATTGGCGACGATCGGCGCTGAGTTTCTCATCTGCCCGGACAACACTATCCACAGATCGTTTGAATATGTGGTCCAGCGTTCTCCACTGCCCTGGCTGCACATTGTGGAAGAAGTGGCTCACGAAGCCTCTCGTCACGGCTACAAACGTCTCGCCGTCCTTGGAACGCGCTACACCATGGAAGGTCCGGTGTATCCCGCGAAGTTATCTTCCGCCGGAATCGAGTACCGCGTCCCAGACGCGAAGCAACGCGAGCGCATTGACCAGATCATCATGGATGAACTGGTGAACGGCCGCTTTACAGCCGAGTCGCTGGACTACTTTGTTTCGGTGATCAGCACATTGAAAGACCAGGGTTGCGACGCCGTCGTGCTGGGATGCACCGAAATTCCGCTGCTGGTCACACCGGAAGCGTCGCCCTTGCCCACACTCGACTCAACGCGTATTCTTGCGCGCGCTGCAATCCGAAAAGCGGTGAGCAGCGATAGCTCCAAAGCCGCACCCGGCCATGAGCGCTCCACAGTCAGCCGATAA
- the add gene encoding adenosine deaminase, with the protein MNQAEPISEENSEASIQVSEFIRSLPKAELHLHLEGAVEPATLLELRQRHGISNGGLAGVEQIYQYRDFSGFLMAFKAVTEQLWTPEDYELITYRLMQRLRSENVLHAEVYVSVGVCQWQKKDFDRIFEAMERGRERGEHDFGVSLLWIFDATRHFGPERAMCVARTAVEWQQRCASVVGFGIGGDELKAGPELFREVFSYAGEHGLRLTAHAGETAGPESIWGALNLKAERIGHGLSAWYDRELMAELVQRQVPLEICISSNLRTGCCRRAADHPVKTYFDTGIMVTLNSDDPAIFGTSLDREYQLAQDTFGFSDDQLREIARNSFEASFLSAEKKLQYLDLVDGVAIGSKV; encoded by the coding sequence ATGAACCAGGCCGAACCCATCTCCGAGGAAAATTCAGAGGCTTCGATTCAGGTGAGCGAGTTCATACGCTCACTACCCAAAGCAGAGTTGCATCTTCACCTGGAAGGCGCGGTTGAGCCGGCAACTCTGCTCGAACTGCGCCAGCGGCATGGAATTTCAAATGGTGGGCTGGCGGGCGTCGAGCAGATTTACCAGTATCGGGATTTCAGTGGCTTCCTGATGGCCTTTAAGGCTGTTACCGAGCAGCTGTGGACGCCAGAAGACTACGAGTTGATCACGTACCGTCTGATGCAGCGTCTGCGCTCGGAAAATGTGTTGCATGCCGAAGTCTATGTTTCGGTGGGAGTATGTCAGTGGCAGAAAAAGGATTTCGATCGCATCTTTGAGGCGATGGAGCGCGGACGCGAACGGGGCGAGCATGACTTTGGGGTCTCGCTGCTTTGGATTTTCGATGCCACGCGACACTTCGGCCCGGAGCGGGCAATGTGCGTCGCGCGGACCGCGGTTGAATGGCAGCAGCGTTGTGCCAGCGTTGTCGGGTTTGGCATTGGCGGCGATGAACTCAAAGCCGGGCCGGAGCTTTTTCGCGAGGTCTTTTCTTATGCGGGCGAGCACGGATTGCGACTCACGGCGCATGCAGGCGAAACCGCCGGTCCAGAGTCTATCTGGGGGGCCCTCAACCTGAAAGCAGAACGCATCGGACACGGCTTGAGCGCGTGGTACGACCGCGAGTTAATGGCCGAACTGGTGCAACGCCAGGTTCCGCTCGAAATTTGTATCTCCAGTAACCTGCGAACCGGATGCTGCCGCCGAGCTGCAGACCATCCGGTGAAGACCTACTTCGATACTGGAATCATGGTGACATTGAATTCTGACGATCCGGCGATCTTTGGTACGTCCCTTGACCGCGAATACCAGCTCGCCCAGGACACTTTCGGCTTCAGCGACGACCAACTGCGCGAGATTGCCCGCAATTCCTTCGAAGCGTCGTTCCTGTCGGCAGAGAAGAAGCTGCAATATCTGGACTTGGTTGACGGTGTAGCCATAGGTTCGAAAGTGTAG
- a CDS encoding amino acid permease — translation MAERTTVTREPPQQRGSQLFCKKSIDKLIADCEEPERRLKKTLGPVSLTALGIGAVIGSGIFTVIGTAIAGQKFNTSSILNAPLLDYLVRHTATTGRPGAGPALAFSLLLVATVCAFTALCYAELASMIPIAGSAYTYTYATMGELIAWIIGWDLILEYAVSNMAVSVGFAAHLVDLLDWFGLHPPLRWISPSYLPSGLSDLNGNMLYVPGWHFGFNFPAFLIVMVLTVVLVRGIRESARANNVMVLLKIAAILLFVMAGSYFVRPQNWHPFAPMGWSGILTGGSIIFFTYIGFDSVSTAAEEARNPQRDLPIGIIATLVVCTVLYIAVAVVLTGIVPWQTLIDDAAPVVNSLKKLTLATGSHGLPWIRLGVLFGAMLGMISSLLVFQLGQARVWFAMSRDGLLPKLFSRVHPRFRTPDLATWIAGFVVGIPAGLLDIGTLADLSNIGTLFAFVLVSIGVIILRYKQPERVRGFRAPGGIVAPVLSVTFCVLLMSGLPILTWLRFFGWLIIGLSVYSLYSRKHSEFARDRISGSKEHPSG, via the coding sequence GTGGCAGAAAGAACAACAGTTACCCGAGAACCGCCACAGCAACGCGGCAGCCAGCTCTTCTGCAAGAAGTCTATTGATAAGCTAATTGCCGACTGCGAAGAGCCGGAGCGAAGGCTCAAGAAAACGCTCGGTCCGGTTTCTCTGACCGCGCTTGGCATTGGCGCGGTGATCGGGTCGGGCATCTTCACCGTCATCGGGACGGCAATTGCCGGCCAGAAGTTCAATACCTCTTCCATCCTGAACGCTCCCCTGCTTGATTACCTGGTGAGACACACGGCCACGACTGGCCGCCCGGGGGCTGGGCCGGCGCTGGCATTCTCACTGCTGCTGGTGGCGACAGTGTGCGCCTTCACGGCACTGTGCTATGCCGAGCTGGCCTCGATGATTCCTATCGCCGGCAGTGCCTACACTTATACGTACGCGACCATGGGCGAGCTGATCGCGTGGATCATCGGCTGGGACCTGATTCTCGAATACGCGGTCAGCAACATGGCGGTAAGCGTGGGCTTCGCCGCCCACCTGGTGGACCTGCTCGATTGGTTCGGCTTGCACCCACCCTTGCGCTGGATATCTCCCTCGTATCTGCCTAGCGGCCTGAGCGATCTGAACGGGAACATGCTCTATGTCCCGGGGTGGCACTTCGGCTTCAACTTTCCGGCGTTCCTGATTGTGATGGTGCTCACGGTGGTGCTGGTACGCGGCATCCGCGAATCCGCCAGGGCGAATAATGTGATGGTCCTGCTAAAGATCGCGGCCATTCTGTTATTCGTGATGGCCGGTTCGTACTTTGTGCGCCCGCAGAATTGGCACCCTTTCGCGCCCATGGGTTGGTCAGGAATCCTCACCGGTGGATCCATTATTTTCTTTACTTACATCGGATTTGACTCGGTTTCTACCGCCGCCGAAGAGGCCCGCAATCCGCAACGCGATTTGCCGATTGGCATCATCGCTACCCTTGTGGTCTGCACCGTGTTGTACATCGCAGTGGCGGTTGTGCTCACCGGAATCGTTCCCTGGCAAACCTTGATTGACGACGCCGCGCCGGTGGTGAACTCGCTAAAGAAGCTCACCCTGGCGACCGGCTCTCATGGTTTGCCCTGGATCCGACTCGGCGTACTTTTTGGCGCCATGCTGGGCATGATCTCGTCCCTGCTGGTATTTCAGTTGGGGCAGGCACGGGTGTGGTTCGCCATGTCGCGGGATGGGTTATTGCCCAAACTGTTTAGTCGGGTGCATCCCCGCTTCCGCACGCCGGATCTTGCCACCTGGATTGCAGGATTCGTGGTGGGGATTCCGGCAGGTCTGCTCGATATCGGTACTCTGGCTGACCTCTCCAATATTGGCACTCTCTTCGCCTTCGTGCTGGTTTCGATTGGAGTGATCATTCTCCGCTACAAGCAGCCGGAGCGTGTGCGTGGCTTTCGGGCGCCGGGCGGAATCGTCGCTCCTGTGCTCAGCGTGACCTTCTGCGTTCTGCTGATGAGCGGGCTGCCCATCCTTACCTGGCTGCGCTTTTTCGGGTGGCTGATAATTGGCTTAAGCGTCTACAGCCTCTACAGTCGCAAGCACAGTGAATTTGCGAGAGACAGGATCTCAGGATCGAAGGAGCACCCATCTGGATGA
- a CDS encoding UvrD-helicase domain-containing protein gives MPLLDNLNPQQREAVESTQGPLLILAGAGSGKTRVITYRIAHLIEDRGVRPESVLAVTFTNKAAAEMGERVAKLVGGHGVTKPTISTFHSFCVRVLRRDIEALNIVPASGEPAVGFRKDFVIYDESDQQQVVKAAMKRLGLDDKQLTPSAVLGRISWAKNHMLDPQEIYLQSADPKTERVAHIYEIYRKELRKANALDFDDLLLETVRLLKGSAEVRERYNRRFEYLLVDEYQDTNRPQYELMRLLAGTQHNVCAVGDEDQSIYSWRGADIRNILEFEQDFPEAKIIRLEQNYRSTQNILQAASSVVANNVKRKGKNLWTERQGGAKIGYYEAPDGENEALFAADYISRYLREATERGDDARAAVLYRTNSQSRLFEEAMRRYQLKYHVVGGFSFYDRAEIKDLISYLKVIHNPDDSISLMRVLNTPARGIGKNTVETLERLALETGLSLWGVIGHAVEGQLLPPRALAALRGFKELIDDARAMLAGSYAARLAETARPEPRLRVAEDELDAGAIEQNGDGDIPEQTELDISFDFGDRSAAVTAAESAGDLEDDSTEGTLTDESRQDAGATDAGARNANTADILKFLIDRTGYIKRLEEEDTPEAFSRIENLRELVNAAMDSRDRGETLDQFLDHAALVSDADQYDASAQITLMTLHAAKGLEFPLVFLAGLEEGLFPHSRTLLMPDDIEEERRLCYVGMTRAMNTLIVTRARYRRRYGTDLPEATIASRFLEEIPPQLLEDLGSPRGRSYSGADYSRTRVSAPHISGAGESGHYAYEDEDQSAAWSGGSTKPKRTYSGPAYNSIDNIAEFFASRGKKFSRPKLKVEAPSGRRGFRPGQKVRHPKYGEGTVYQREGEGEESKITVQFPRFGLKKLVEKYAQLESL, from the coding sequence GTGCCGTTACTCGACAATCTCAATCCTCAGCAGCGCGAAGCTGTTGAATCGACGCAAGGGCCCCTGCTCATCCTGGCAGGCGCGGGCAGCGGTAAGACACGTGTCATTACCTATCGCATTGCTCACCTGATCGAAGACCGTGGCGTGCGGCCAGAGTCCGTCCTGGCGGTCACCTTTACCAATAAAGCCGCCGCGGAGATGGGTGAGCGGGTCGCCAAGCTGGTGGGCGGCCACGGTGTTACCAAACCTACGATCTCCACCTTCCATTCATTTTGTGTTCGGGTACTCCGGCGAGACATTGAGGCACTCAATATCGTTCCGGCGAGCGGGGAACCGGCTGTTGGTTTCCGAAAGGACTTTGTCATTTACGACGAGAGCGACCAGCAACAGGTAGTCAAGGCCGCCATGAAGCGGCTCGGCCTGGACGACAAACAGCTCACACCGAGCGCGGTGCTGGGACGAATTTCCTGGGCGAAGAACCACATGCTCGATCCCCAGGAGATTTATCTGCAATCGGCCGACCCCAAGACGGAGCGCGTCGCCCACATTTACGAGATTTATCGCAAAGAATTGCGCAAAGCTAACGCTCTCGACTTTGACGACCTGCTGCTTGAGACGGTTCGGCTGCTGAAGGGTTCAGCCGAGGTTCGCGAGCGCTACAACCGCCGCTTCGAATATCTTTTGGTTGACGAGTACCAGGACACCAACCGGCCGCAGTACGAGCTCATGCGGTTGCTGGCCGGTACTCAGCACAACGTCTGCGCTGTGGGCGACGAAGACCAGTCCATCTACTCATGGCGGGGCGCCGACATTCGCAACATCCTCGAATTTGAGCAGGATTTTCCCGAGGCCAAAATCATCCGTCTGGAGCAGAACTATCGTTCCACCCAGAATATCCTGCAAGCGGCTTCGTCGGTGGTGGCCAACAATGTGAAGCGCAAGGGCAAGAATCTTTGGACCGAGCGCCAGGGCGGCGCCAAAATCGGCTATTACGAGGCTCCAGACGGAGAAAACGAGGCGCTCTTTGCCGCCGACTACATCTCTCGCTATCTACGAGAAGCTACAGAGCGAGGCGATGATGCGCGGGCGGCGGTGCTCTACCGCACCAATTCGCAGTCGCGTTTGTTTGAAGAGGCAATGCGCCGGTACCAACTCAAGTACCACGTGGTCGGCGGATTCTCGTTCTACGATCGGGCAGAGATCAAGGATCTGATCTCGTATCTCAAAGTGATTCACAACCCTGACGATTCGATTTCCCTGATGCGCGTGCTGAACACACCGGCCCGCGGAATTGGCAAAAATACTGTCGAGACGCTGGAGAGGCTGGCGCTGGAGACCGGCCTGTCCTTATGGGGCGTGATCGGCCACGCGGTTGAAGGCCAGCTGCTTCCCCCGCGAGCCTTAGCGGCACTTCGCGGCTTTAAAGAGCTGATTGACGATGCTCGCGCCATGCTCGCCGGCAGCTATGCGGCACGCCTTGCCGAAACAGCGCGGCCTGAGCCCCGGCTGCGGGTGGCTGAGGACGAACTGGATGCCGGCGCCATTGAGCAGAACGGCGACGGCGATATTCCTGAGCAGACCGAGCTTGATATCTCGTTTGATTTTGGGGACAGGAGCGCCGCCGTCACGGCGGCCGAGTCTGCAGGCGATCTGGAAGACGACTCCACAGAAGGAACTCTGACGGATGAAAGCCGGCAGGATGCCGGCGCTACCGATGCCGGCGCTAGAAACGCCAACACCGCAGACATCCTGAAGTTCCTGATAGATCGCACTGGGTACATCAAGCGCCTCGAAGAAGAGGACACGCCCGAAGCCTTTTCTCGCATCGAGAACCTGCGCGAGTTGGTCAATGCGGCGATGGACTCGCGCGATCGCGGCGAGACGCTTGACCAATTTCTCGACCACGCTGCCCTGGTCAGCGACGCCGACCAATACGATGCCAGCGCGCAGATTACCCTCATGACCCTGCACGCCGCCAAGGGGCTGGAATTTCCTCTGGTGTTTCTCGCGGGACTGGAAGAAGGCTTGTTCCCCCACTCCCGAACTTTGTTGATGCCCGACGACATTGAGGAAGAGCGCCGCCTCTGCTACGTCGGCATGACCCGGGCCATGAATACCCTCATCGTCACTCGTGCGCGTTATCGACGTCGTTATGGGACCGACTTGCCCGAAGCGACGATCGCTTCCCGTTTTTTGGAAGAGATTCCGCCGCAGTTGCTGGAGGACCTGGGATCACCACGTGGCCGTTCGTATTCCGGGGCTGACTATTCGCGGACAAGAGTTTCCGCGCCACATATTTCCGGAGCAGGAGAATCCGGGCATTATGCATACGAGGACGAAGATCAGAGCGCGGCATGGAGCGGCGGCTCAACCAAGCCTAAGCGCACATATTCCGGGCCGGCCTACAACTCGATTGACAATATCGCTGAGTTCTTTGCCTCACGAGGGAAGAAGTTCTCTCGTCCCAAGCTGAAAGTGGAGGCACCCTCGGGCCGGCGCGGATTCAGGCCGGGGCAAAAAGTCCGGCATCCCAAATATGGCGAGGGAACGGTCTACCAGCGCGAGGGAGAAGGTGAAGAATCGAAGATTACGGTACAATTCCCTCGCTTCGGCCTGAAGAAGCTGGTGGAGAAATACGCGCAACTAGAAAGCCTTTAG
- a CDS encoding DUF971 domain-containing protein: MSVSLKTDPQSVKVNITTGTGVEIEWKDGHRSSYTFAYLRDACPCALCDDERLKSGRKPGEPPQETPGALPMFKATAKPNHAQPVGKYAIKFQWNDGHDLGIYSWTFLREVCPCEQCNVNASPAVAGSTKFPSKV, translated from the coding sequence ATGTCGGTCAGTCTCAAAACCGATCCTCAGTCAGTCAAGGTGAACATTACCACCGGCACTGGCGTAGAAATCGAGTGGAAAGACGGCCATCGGAGCAGTTACACGTTTGCCTACTTGCGGGATGCCTGCCCCTGCGCCTTATGCGATGACGAGCGCCTGAAGAGTGGCCGGAAACCGGGTGAGCCGCCCCAAGAAACTCCCGGTGCGCTGCCCATGTTCAAAGCGACGGCAAAGCCCAATCACGCTCAGCCGGTTGGCAAGTACGCGATTAAATTCCAATGGAATGACGGCCATGATTTGGGCATCTATTCATGGACTTTCTTGCGCGAAGTCTGCCCCTGTGAGCAATGCAACGTGAACGCCTCGCCGGCAGTTGCTGGTTCGACGAAATTCCCATCGAAGGTTTAG
- the rpmB gene encoding 50S ribosomal protein L28 produces MAQVCDICGKSPQFGNKISHAHNVSRRRWNVNLRPVRARVKGATKKLRVCTSCLRSGKVVKA; encoded by the coding sequence ATGGCACAAGTTTGTGATATCTGCGGCAAGTCGCCGCAGTTCGGGAACAAGATCAGTCACGCCCATAACGTGAGCAGGCGACGGTGGAATGTGAACCTGCGGCCGGTGCGGGCGCGAGTGAAGGGCGCCACCAAGAAGCTGCGCGTCTGCACCTCCTGCCTGCGCAGCGGCAAAGTTGTCAAGGCGTAG
- a CDS encoding type II toxin-antitoxin system PemK/MazF family toxin encodes MSAWARAATPLGWFPRRGEVCLVDIDKERPAIIFSSDALNKFSQDVCVIPISKVEHKQFSLRPKLNRGEAGLDYDSWVKCDQPTTVEKRCVVYPPLGTLLSARLDEIDSNVKVALGLK; translated from the coding sequence ATGAGTGCTTGGGCGAGGGCTGCTACACCTTTGGGTTGGTTCCCTCGCCGGGGTGAAGTCTGCCTAGTGGACATTGATAAAGAGCGCCCCGCAATAATCTTTTCTTCGGACGCATTAAATAAATTCTCGCAGGATGTGTGTGTAATCCCAATCTCAAAAGTTGAACACAAGCAGTTCTCATTGCGCCCGAAGCTGAACCGTGGCGAAGCTGGCCTTGACTATGATTCATGGGTCAAGTGCGACCAACCAACGACGGTCGAAAAAAGATGCGTTGTATATCCACCACTCGGCACTCTTTTGAGTGCGAGACTTGACGAAATAGACAGCAATGTGAAGGTGGCTCTGGGGCTGAAATGA
- a CDS encoding RidA family protein, giving the protein MRDVIATKEAPQAIGPYSQGIRAGGFVFVSGQVALDPANGNVLQGDVAVQTERVLKNLQAILKAAGTTLEKVVRATVFLKNMNDFAAMNEVYAKFWKAAPPARSTVEVARLPKDVLVEIDVIALA; this is encoded by the coding sequence ATGAGAGACGTGATCGCCACTAAAGAAGCGCCCCAGGCCATTGGCCCGTACTCACAGGGCATCAGAGCGGGAGGTTTCGTATTCGTTTCAGGGCAGGTTGCCCTCGATCCGGCAAACGGAAATGTGCTGCAGGGCGATGTCGCGGTGCAGACCGAACGGGTCTTGAAAAACTTGCAAGCCATTCTTAAGGCAGCGGGCACAACGCTGGAAAAAGTAGTGCGCGCGACAGTTTTTTTGAAGAACATGAACGACTTCGCGGCCATGAACGAGGTTTATGCAAAGTTCTGGAAGGCGGCGCCGCCCGCCCGCTCCACCGTGGAGGTAGCACGCCTGCCCAAAGACGTGCTGGTGGAGATTGATGTAATCGCCCTGGCTTGA
- a CDS encoding bifunctional (p)ppGpp synthetase/guanosine-3',5'-bis(diphosphate) 3'-pyrophosphohydrolase: protein MATLRHQIATNVLTVTRFRDLLKQVKSYRPNDDLELIRKAYDYSLLHHTGQSRASGEPYLVHPVEVSLVLAEMKLDPVAIAAGLLHDSVEDTSVTIVDIRKEFGEQVAHIVEGVTKISKIDFASSEERQAENVRKMVLAMVDDIRVVLIKLADRLHNMRTLEHLPAERQQQIARETLDIYAPIAHRLGMGKIRGELEDLGFRYVDPIGYQQVHEAVEARRKAGEQFLAKIEEILREKLKEAGIEAKVESRIKRLYSIHQKLLRQHITVDQIYDLLAVRIITGSVQDCYGVLGLIHNLWRPVPSRIKDFIAMPRPNFYQSLHTSVIAENGTPVEVQIRTEEMHKMAEEGIAAHWKYKDGPVTARDEQRLAWLRQVVEWQRDISDPSEFLNTLKIDLYPEEVYTFTPKGKVLILPRDATPVDFAYTIHTEVGHTCVGAKVNGRMVPLRYKLHSGDIVEILTQPGHHPSRDWLGVVRSSRARNKIKHWLNVHQRERAIEIGRKLVEKEARKYRIAIKDLKEEDFKRAASDYGLGGQDDLLAGIGYGKFAARQVLAKLVPAATEQPGEGDEEKQNTISSVVRRVFGGDHNAIKVKGHDDLLVYRARCCNPIRGEDIVGYVTRGKGVAVHSKNCPNVINLMYESERRIAVEWAREDGTAASGYPVKLTLYCDDRAGMLKQITAIISDDNTNIRNVEARTANSQASIDVVIDIDDLKHLERIIAGLRKIPGVHDVQRVQRISS, encoded by the coding sequence ATGGCGACCCTGCGCCATCAGATCGCGACCAACGTGCTGACGGTCACACGTTTTCGTGACCTGTTAAAGCAAGTCAAGTCCTACCGCCCAAACGACGATCTGGAGCTCATCCGCAAGGCCTACGACTATTCCTTGCTCCACCACACGGGACAATCGCGAGCTTCCGGCGAACCGTATCTGGTGCACCCCGTGGAAGTGTCGCTGGTTCTGGCGGAAATGAAGCTCGACCCGGTGGCGATAGCCGCCGGTCTCCTGCACGACTCCGTCGAAGACACCTCGGTAACAATCGTTGATATCCGCAAGGAATTCGGTGAGCAGGTAGCCCATATTGTCGAGGGCGTCACCAAAATCAGCAAAATAGACTTCGCCTCCAGTGAGGAGCGCCAGGCGGAGAACGTCCGCAAAATGGTGCTGGCCATGGTGGATGACATCCGAGTGGTGCTCATCAAGCTGGCCGACCGCCTGCACAACATGCGCACCCTGGAGCACCTGCCGGCCGAACGACAACAGCAAATCGCCAGGGAGACGCTCGATATTTATGCGCCCATCGCGCACCGGCTTGGAATGGGCAAAATCCGTGGCGAACTGGAAGACCTGGGCTTCCGCTACGTGGATCCCATCGGGTACCAGCAGGTACACGAAGCGGTGGAGGCACGGCGCAAAGCGGGCGAGCAATTCCTGGCCAAGATCGAAGAAATACTGCGCGAGAAGCTGAAAGAAGCTGGGATTGAAGCCAAGGTCGAGAGCCGCATCAAGCGGCTGTACAGCATCCACCAGAAATTGCTGCGGCAGCACATTACGGTTGACCAAATCTATGACTTGCTGGCGGTCCGCATCATTACTGGCTCGGTGCAAGATTGTTATGGCGTGCTGGGCCTCATTCATAACCTATGGCGGCCAGTCCCTTCGCGGATCAAAGATTTCATTGCCATGCCGCGGCCGAACTTTTACCAGTCGCTGCACACCTCGGTAATTGCCGAAAATGGCACGCCGGTCGAGGTGCAGATCCGCACCGAGGAAATGCATAAGATGGCGGAAGAAGGCATCGCCGCCCATTGGAAGTACAAGGACGGCCCCGTCACCGCCCGCGACGAGCAGCGCCTGGCCTGGCTACGCCAGGTTGTGGAATGGCAAAGAGACATTTCCGACCCCAGCGAGTTTCTGAATACTCTAAAGATTGACCTCTACCCGGAGGAGGTCTACACGTTTACGCCGAAAGGGAAGGTCCTGATCCTGCCGCGGGACGCGACGCCAGTGGACTTTGCTTACACCATCCACACCGAAGTCGGGCATACCTGTGTAGGCGCGAAAGTCAATGGACGCATGGTGCCGTTACGGTACAAGCTGCATAGCGGCGACATCGTCGAAATCCTGACCCAGCCCGGGCACCATCCCAGCCGTGACTGGCTGGGGGTGGTGCGGTCATCGCGGGCGCGCAACAAAATCAAGCATTGGCTCAACGTCCACCAGCGCGAGCGGGCGATCGAGATCGGACGCAAACTGGTGGAAAAAGAAGCGCGCAAATACCGCATCGCTATCAAAGACCTGAAAGAAGAGGACTTCAAACGCGCAGCCTCAGATTATGGTCTGGGCGGGCAAGACGATTTGCTGGCAGGCATTGGGTATGGCAAATTCGCCGCCCGGCAAGTGCTGGCAAAACTGGTACCAGCGGCCACCGAGCAGCCGGGGGAAGGCGACGAAGAAAAACAGAACACGATCAGCAGCGTTGTTCGTCGCGTTTTTGGAGGCGACCACAATGCCATTAAGGTAAAAGGCCACGACGACCTGCTGGTGTACCGCGCCCGATGCTGCAATCCTATTCGTGGCGAGGACATTGTCGGCTACGTGACCCGCGGCAAAGGCGTGGCCGTACACTCGAAGAACTGTCCGAACGTCATCAATCTTATGTATGAGTCCGAGCGTCGCATCGCGGTGGAATGGGCGCGTGAGGATGGTACGGCGGCGAGCGGCTATCCGGTGAAGTTGACTCTGTATTGCGATGATCGTGCCGGCATGCTGAAACAGATCACCGCGATCATCAGCGATGACAATACGAATATCCGCAACGTCGAAGCCCGTACCGCGAATAGCCAGGCCAGCATTGATGTGGTGATTGACATTGACGACCTAAAGCATCTCGAGCGCATCATTGCGGGGTTGCGCAAGATCCCTGGCGTACACGATGTCCAGCGGGTACAAAGAATTAGTTCTTAG
- a CDS encoding TIGR01777 family oxidoreductase, which translates to MLDYRPSCKRVTYGQYFCHALAGFRFQSRGVLWHWGSHTTLAGLRVLATGMSGPVGAGLLPVLSAAGHRVTRLARHAATGESEIQWDPATPLSPETVSGFDVVIHLAGESIFGRWTEAKKQRILLSRTLGTRNLSLALANASSRPRVLISGSAIGYYGDRGDETLTEDSSPGSAFLTKVCQQWEAATQPAASAGIRVVSLRLGVVLSPQGGALGQMLLPFKMGVGGRLGSGRQYMSWVSIKDVVGAIEHAMSSDSLHGPTNVVSPNPVNNAEFTQALAQVLHRPAIFPMPRFVVRTLFGEMGDELLLSSARVLPKQLQATGYRFRHPELTHALRDLLGK; encoded by the coding sequence ATGCTTGATTATAGACCCAGTTGTAAACGGGTCACCTACGGCCAGTACTTCTGTCACGCGTTGGCGGGTTTCCGATTTCAATCAAGGGGCGTACTCTGGCATTGGGGGAGTCACACAACCTTGGCAGGTCTTCGAGTTTTAGCAACGGGAATGTCAGGACCAGTAGGGGCGGGGCTCCTGCCGGTGCTTTCGGCCGCCGGCCATCGCGTTACCCGGCTGGCGCGTCATGCCGCCACCGGCGAGAGCGAGATTCAGTGGGACCCGGCAACGCCCCTGTCCCCAGAGACCGTGAGCGGCTTCGACGTTGTCATTCACCTGGCGGGAGAGAGCATCTTTGGGCGCTGGACGGAGGCGAAAAAGCAGCGCATTTTGCTGAGCCGAACCCTCGGCACGCGAAATTTGTCGCTGGCCCTCGCCAATGCTTCCAGCAGGCCGCGGGTGCTCATCAGCGGATCGGCAATCGGTTATTATGGCGATCGTGGTGACGAAACACTCACGGAGGACAGTTCGCCAGGAAGCGCATTCCTCACAAAAGTGTGCCAGCAATGGGAAGCAGCCACGCAACCCGCAGCAAGTGCCGGTATTCGCGTCGTCTCATTGCGCCTTGGAGTGGTTTTGAGCCCGCAAGGTGGAGCCCTTGGACAAATGCTTTTGCCGTTCAAAATGGGGGTGGGCGGACGTCTAGGCAGCGGACGGCAGTACATGAGCTGGGTATCAATCAAAGACGTGGTGGGCGCCATTGAGCACGCCATGAGTTCAGACAGTCTGCACGGCCCTACGAATGTTGTATCTCCAAATCCTGTAAACAATGCCGAGTTTACCCAGGCACTCGCTCAGGTGCTGCATCGCCCGGCAATCTTTCCCATGCCCAGGTTCGTAGTTCGCACGCTCTTCGGAGAAATGGGAGACGAATTGCTGCTGTCCAGCGCCCGCGTCCTTCCCAAACAACTTCAAGCCACCGGCTACCGATTCCGCCATCCGGAACTAACCCACGCGCTCAGAGATTTGCTCGGGAAGTAG